In Dryobates pubescens isolate bDryPub1 chromosome 19, bDryPub1.pri, whole genome shotgun sequence, the following are encoded in one genomic region:
- the SLC22A31 gene encoding putative solute carrier family 22 member 31 — protein MGPSLDQQPQLDEDWRRQSRRRPCLGGAGSSRFRLSMPGAAGRGRCPVAMAGAAAGRCRARCGRWAGGWVPCAALALGWAMGWALEAVPPHRCLPDPSLLPPPLRRLPAPAMLRAAVPQLRGGWSPCQLYRYRDTGTGTGRPNGTGPCTRGWHYVLPAAGLRHNIVTQWDLVCSSRWKVPLEQTTHLLGWTLGSVAAGLACDRFGRRPAFLVSLVLAVPLGLAVALAINFLMVLVARLLFGAALAGAFLSLYVARLELCDPPHRLEVTMVAGFFWIAGELLLPGLAVLCRDWRVLQGAVTMILALLAACWWCPALLLESPCWLLATKQLERARKTLQALAENGSPSSDDGSCHHESLLAELETLSEGCPQPRYHAVCEIFSTRVIWKNGVILGFAAFIGSGIRHCFTRNLAPHLPRFFSSYFVLLGTEVAACLFICVTAERFGRRAVLLLCTVLTGISSLLLLALTQYLLDLIVLTLSVVGITASHAVTMLSIFFASEVLPTVVRGAGLGLIVGTSFVGKAAAPITAIPNSRGFFLHHVVFASFAILSVLSIMLLPESQGRSLPQSLQDGESQHRPPLFHRPPREDHLPLLAPQGIPHDYSRLTTSTKRLLGSPATPRDT, from the exons ATGGGCCCATCACTGgatcagcagccacagctggatGAGGACTGGCGCAGGCAGAGCAG GAGAAGGCCGTGCCTGGGCGGGGCCGGGAGCAGCCGGTTCCGCCTCTCCATGCCCGGCGCTGCCGGTCGCGGTCGCTGCCCGGTGGCAAtggcgggggcggcggcggggcggtgCCGGGCTCGGTGCGGGCggtgggcaggggggtgggttCCGTGCGCGGCGCTGGCGCTGGGATGGGCGATGGGGTGGGCGCTGGAAGCGGTGCCCCCCCACCGCTGCCTCCCGGACCCCTCTctcctgccgccgccgctccgccgcCTCCCGGCGCCCGCGATGCTCCGAGCCGCCGTCCCGCAACTCCGCGGGGGCTGGAGCCCCTGTCAGCTCTACCGGTACCGGgacaccggcaccggcaccgggcgGCCCAACGGCACCGGGCCCTGCACTCGCGGCTGGCACTACGTGCTGCCCGCGGCCGGCCTCCGCCACAACATCGTCACACAG TGGGACCTGGTGTGTTCCTCGcgctggaaggtgcccctggagcagaCCACGCACTTGCTGGGCTGGACGCTGGGCAGCGTTGCCGCCGGCCTGGCCTGTGACAG GTTTGGTCGCCGGCCTGCCTTCTTGGTGTCCCTGGTGCTGGCGGTGCCCCTGGGCCTCGCCGTGGCGCTGGCCATCAACTTCCTCATGGTGCTGGTTGCGAGGCTGCTCTTCGGGGCGGCGCTGGCGGGAGCCTTCCTGTCCCTCTACGTGGCTC ggctggagctgtgtgaCCCCCCACACCGGCTGGAGGTGACGATGGTGGCCGGGTTCTTCTGGATCgccggggagctgctgctgccgggGCTGGCGGTGCTGTGCCGGGACTGGCgggtgctgcagggtgctgtcACCATgatcctggctctgctggctgcctgctggtg GTGCCCGGcgctgctgctggagtcaccgtgctggctgctggccacgaagcagctggagagggccAGGAAgacccttcaggcactggccgAAAacggcagccccagctctgatgATGGCTCCTGCCACCACGAGAGTCTCCTCGCGG agctggagacccTGTCTGAGGGGTGCCCGCAGCCCCGGTACCACGCCGTCTGCGAGATCTTCAGCACCAGGGTCATCTGGAAGAACGGCGTCATCCTCGGCTTCGCAGC gtTCATTGGCTCTGGCATCCGCCACTGCTTCACCCGCAACCTGGCTCCGCACCTGCCCCGCTTCTTCTCCTCCTACTTCGTGCTGCTGGGCACGGAGGTGGCCGCCTGCCTCTTCATCTGTGTGACAGCCGAGCGCTTCGGCCGCCGAGCcgtcctgctgctctgcaccgtCCTCACCGGCatctcctccctcctgctgctggccctcaCCCAGT ACCTGCTGGACCTCATTGTCCTGACCCTGTCTGTCGTGGGCATCACTGCTTCCCATGCTGTCACCATGCTCAGCATCTTCTTCGCCAGTGAGGTTCTCCCAACTGTGGTCAG GGGTGCCGGGCTGGGTCTCATCGTGGGGACCAGCTTCGTGGGCAAGGCTGCCGCCCCCATCACCGCCATCCCCAACAGCCGCGGCTTCTTCCTGCACCACGTGGTCTTCGCCTCCTTCGCCATCCTCTCTGTCCTCAGCATCATGCTGCTGCCCGAGAGCCAGGGCCGCAGCCTGCCCCAGTCCCTCCAGGATGGGGAGAGCCAGCACCGCCCCCCGCTCTTCCATCGGCCCCCCCGTGAGGACCACCTCCCCCTGCTCGCCCCCCAGGGCATCCCCCACGACTACTCACGCCTCACCACCTCCACCAAAAGGCTGCTGGGCTCACCTGCCACCCCTCGTGACACATAG